In Devosia chinhatensis, the following are encoded in one genomic region:
- a CDS encoding replicative DNA helicase — MAEIARLHPAAEDKTFRTAPHNVDVEQALLGAILINNDAFYRVADFLLPEHFYEPIHREIYELAGKIIRAGKAAEPATLKTHLPDQLLPDVTMMQYLSRLAAEATTVLNAGDYGQAIYDLAIRRNLIQVGEEMVSVAYDSDVEMTPVKQIEKVEGELFQLAEKGRYDGGFQSFGAALSASIQMAGEAFQRDGGLSGVATDLHDLDRQMGGLQRSDLIVLAGRPAMGKTSLVTNIAYNVAKNWRGEITPDGHSKTVNGGQVGFFSLEMSSEQLATRILAEQAEISSSDIRRGRIHDDQFAKLVDVSNMMSKVPLYIDDTGGISVAQLAARARRLKRQKGLDLLIVDYLQLLSGSSKASSQNRVQELTEITTTLKALAKELEVPVIALSQLSRQVEARDDKHPQLADLRESGSIEQDADVVLFVYREEYYLKNKEPKEGTPEHLAWQGEMEKVHGKAEVIIAKQRHGPTGTVQLSFEAQFTRFGNLARADYLPERME; from the coding sequence ATGGCCGAGATTGCACGCCTACACCCCGCTGCCGAAGACAAGACCTTCCGCACGGCGCCTCACAATGTTGACGTCGAACAGGCGTTGCTGGGCGCCATCCTGATCAATAACGACGCCTTCTACCGCGTTGCTGATTTCCTGCTGCCCGAACATTTCTACGAGCCGATCCACCGGGAAATCTACGAGCTGGCCGGCAAGATCATCCGCGCCGGCAAGGCCGCGGAACCAGCGACGCTCAAGACCCACCTGCCCGACCAGCTGCTGCCCGACGTCACCATGATGCAATATCTGTCGCGGCTGGCGGCGGAAGCGACGACCGTGCTCAATGCCGGCGATTATGGCCAGGCGATCTATGATCTCGCCATCCGGCGCAACCTGATCCAGGTGGGCGAGGAAATGGTCTCGGTCGCCTATGACAGCGATGTCGAGATGACCCCGGTCAAGCAGATCGAGAAGGTCGAAGGCGAGCTGTTCCAGCTGGCGGAAAAGGGCCGCTATGACGGAGGTTTTCAATCCTTCGGCGCCGCGCTCAGTGCCTCCATCCAGATGGCAGGCGAAGCCTTTCAACGCGATGGCGGACTTTCGGGCGTCGCCACCGACCTGCACGACCTGGACAGGCAGATGGGCGGACTACAGCGTTCCGACCTGATCGTGCTCGCCGGTCGTCCGGCCATGGGCAAGACCTCGCTCGTGACAAATATCGCTTATAACGTCGCCAAGAACTGGCGCGGGGAGATAACCCCCGATGGGCACAGCAAGACGGTGAATGGCGGCCAGGTTGGCTTTTTCAGCCTCGAAATGAGCTCCGAACAGCTCGCCACCCGTATCCTGGCCGAGCAAGCGGAAATCTCCTCCTCCGACATTCGCCGCGGCCGCATACATGACGACCAGTTCGCCAAGCTGGTGGACGTGTCGAACATGATGAGCAAGGTGCCGCTCTATATCGACGATACCGGCGGCATCTCGGTGGCCCAGCTGGCCGCCCGTGCCCGCCGCCTCAAGCGGCAAAAGGGCCTCGACCTTCTGATCGTGGACTATCTGCAGCTGCTGTCCGGCTCGTCCAAGGCATCGAGCCAGAACCGCGTGCAGGAACTGACCGAAATCACCACCACGCTGAAGGCGCTGGCCAAGGAACTGGAAGTGCCGGTGATCGCGCTGTCCCAGCTCTCCCGACAGGTGGAAGCGCGCGACGACAAGCATCCGCAACTGGCAGACTTGCGCGAATCGGGGTCTATCGAGCAGGACGCCGACGTGGTTCTCTTCGTGTACCGCGAGGAATATTATCTCAAGAACAAGGAGCCCAAGGAGGGCACGCCCGAGCATCTGGCCTGGCAGGGAGAGATGGAAAAGGTGCATGGCAAGGCGGAAGTGATCATCGCCAAGCAGCGCCACGGTCCGACCGGCACGGTGCAGCTCAGCTTCGAGGCGCAGTTTACCCGCTTTGGTAACCTTGCTCGGGCAGATTACCTGCCTGAACGCATGGAATAG
- the rplI gene encoding 50S ribosomal protein L9 — MKVILLERVGRTGTIGDEVTVKDGFARNFLLPQGKALRATEANRKRFDNERAHIEQRNEERRNAAAGIAEGLNGTTVVMIRQAGETGQLYGSVAARDVVEALADAGFTVQRNQVELPEPIKSVGVHTVSLALHPEVEVSITVNVARSADEADRQAAGEDVTVHTFEADEAGDFAAGQADAAAEDRFED, encoded by the coding sequence ATGAAGGTCATTCTGCTCGAGCGCGTCGGCCGCACCGGCACCATCGGCGACGAAGTCACCGTCAAGGACGGCTTTGCCCGTAACTTCCTGCTGCCCCAGGGCAAGGCCCTGCGCGCCACGGAAGCCAATCGCAAGCGTTTCGACAACGAACGCGCTCACATCGAGCAGCGCAATGAAGAGCGCCGCAACGCAGCCGCCGGCATTGCCGAAGGCCTGAACGGCACCACCGTGGTGATGATCCGCCAGGCCGGCGAAACCGGCCAGCTTTATGGTTCGGTCGCCGCTCGTGACGTCGTCGAGGCCCTGGCTGACGCCGGCTTCACCGTGCAGCGCAACCAGGTCGAACTGCCCGAACCGATCAAGTCGGTCGGCGTTCACACCGTTTCGCTCGCTCTGCACCCGGAAGTCGAAGTCTCGATCACCGTCAACGTGGCGCGTTCGGCTGACGAAGCCGATCGCCAGGCTGCCGGCGAAGACGTTACCGTGCACACGTTCGAAGCCGACGAAGCCGGCGATTTCGCCGCTGGTCAGGCCGACGCTGCTGCCGAAGACCGTTTCGAAGACTGA
- the rpsR gene encoding 30S ribosomal protein S18: MAIKDLTTSQARRPFQRRRKTCPFSGEGAPKIDFKDVRLLSRYVSERGKIVPSRITAVSAKKQRELARAIKRARFIGLMPYAVQ, translated from the coding sequence ATGGCTATTAAAGACCTTACCACTTCCCAGGCCCGCCGCCCGTTCCAGCGTCGTCGCAAGACCTGTCCGTTCTCGGGCGAGGGCGCGCCCAAGATCGACTTCAAGGACGTGCGCCTGCTGAGCCGTTACGTGTCCGAGCGCGGCAAGATCGTGCCGAGCCGCATCACTGCCGTTTCGGCCAAGAAGCAGCGTGAACTGGCCCGCGCCATCAAGCGCGCCCGCTTCATCGGCCTGATGCCCTACGCCGTCCAGTAA
- the rpsF gene encoding 30S ribosomal protein S6: MALYEHIFLARQDVSQQQVEELTTQLTDILAQGGGKVTKNEYWGLKGLSYRIRKNRKAHYTLLNLDAPAAAIAEMERQMRINEDILRFMTVRVDELEEGPSAMMQKRDRDDREGGRPGGDRGGFSGERRPRRF, from the coding sequence ATGGCCCTTTACGAACACATTTTCCTTGCTCGCCAGGACGTGTCCCAGCAGCAGGTTGAAGAGCTGACCACCCAGCTGACCGACATTCTCGCCCAGGGTGGCGGCAAGGTCACCAAGAACGAATATTGGGGCCTGAAGGGCCTCTCCTACCGCATCCGCAAGAACCGCAAGGCGCACTACACGCTGCTGAACCTTGATGCTCCGGCCGCTGCCATTGCCGAAATGGAACGCCAGATGCGCATCAACGAAGACATCCTGCGCTTCATGACCGTGCGTGTCGACGAGCTGGAAGAAGGCCCGTCCGCGATGATGCAGAAGCGCGATCGCGATGACCGCGAAGGCGGCCGTCCCGGTGGCGACCGTGGTGGCTTTTCCGGCGAACGCCGCCCGCGCCGCTTCTAA
- the fabD gene encoding ACP S-malonyltransferase codes for MSNSAFTFPGQGSQAVGMGKELAAAYPEARAVFQEVDEALGERLSATMFEGPEDILRLTENAQPALMAVSMAVIRVLEAKGVHLKDHARFVAGHSLGEYSALCAAGTFSLTDAARLLRTRGQAMQKAVPVGHGAMAALLGLDLETARAVADEAGQGEVCDVANDNAPGQVVVSGATAAVERAVEIAKSKGAKRALLLPVSAPFHCSLMQPAADAMAAALAEVQMNAPVVPVVSNVLAAPISDPDEIRRRLVEQVTGVVRWTESVAWLTGAGGVSTLLEIGTGKVLTGLAKRIAPDATAQAIGAPADIDAFAAQAGA; via the coding sequence ATGTCCAATTCCGCATTCACTTTCCCGGGTCAGGGCAGCCAGGCTGTCGGCATGGGCAAGGAACTTGCAGCAGCCTATCCCGAAGCGCGCGCCGTGTTTCAGGAAGTCGACGAGGCCCTTGGCGAGCGCCTGTCGGCCACCATGTTCGAAGGCCCCGAGGACATTCTGCGCCTCACCGAGAACGCCCAGCCCGCTTTGATGGCCGTCAGCATGGCCGTCATCCGCGTGCTCGAGGCCAAGGGCGTCCACCTCAAGGACCATGCCAGATTCGTCGCCGGTCATTCGCTGGGCGAATATTCCGCCCTCTGCGCAGCCGGCACCTTCAGCCTCACGGACGCCGCGCGGCTCCTGCGCACGCGTGGCCAGGCCATGCAGAAGGCCGTGCCGGTCGGTCACGGCGCCATGGCGGCCCTGCTGGGGCTTGACCTCGAAACCGCCCGCGCCGTCGCTGACGAGGCCGGGCAGGGCGAGGTCTGCGACGTGGCCAACGACAATGCGCCGGGCCAGGTCGTGGTGTCCGGCGCCACGGCCGCCGTCGAGCGCGCCGTCGAGATCGCCAAGTCCAAGGGCGCCAAGCGCGCGCTGTTGTTGCCGGTGAGCGCTCCGTTCCACTGCTCGCTCATGCAGCCAGCCGCCGATGCCATGGCCGCAGCGCTGGCCGAAGTACAGATGAATGCCCCCGTCGTGCCGGTCGTCTCCAATGTGCTTGCCGCGCCCATCTCCGATCCGGACGAGATTCGCCGGCGCCTCGTCGAGCAGGTCACCGGCGTCGTCCGCTGGACCGAGAGCGTCGCCTGGCTGACCGGCGCGGGTGGCGTCTCCACTTTGCTCGAGATCGGCACCGGCAAGGTTCTCACTGGCCTCGCCAAGCGCATCGCACCCGATGCCACGGCCCAGGCGATCGGCGCTCCGGCCGACATCGATGCCTTTGCCGCTCAGGCTGGCGCTTGA
- the fabG gene encoding 3-oxoacyl-[acyl-carrier-protein] reductase, with amino-acid sequence MFDLTGKRALVTGASGGIGREIAKALAAAGATVALSGTRVGALEDTAKEIGKDCPILPANLSRLDEVDKLVPAAEAAMGGVDILVNNAGMTRDNLFMRMKDEEWDDVIAVNLTAAFHLNRAVLRGMMKARWGRIIGISSVVGVMGNPGQGNYAASKAGLIGMNKALAYEVASRNITVNSIAPGFIASAMTDELNDKQRESILTTVPAGRLGTAPEVAACAVFLASDAAAYITGHTLNVNGGMAMI; translated from the coding sequence ATGTTTGATTTGACTGGTAAACGCGCTCTTGTGACAGGCGCCAGCGGCGGAATCGGCCGTGAAATCGCCAAGGCGCTGGCTGCTGCCGGCGCCACCGTGGCCCTGTCCGGCACCCGCGTCGGTGCACTCGAGGATACGGCCAAGGAGATTGGCAAGGATTGCCCGATTCTCCCTGCCAACCTCTCGAGGCTCGATGAGGTCGACAAGCTCGTGCCTGCCGCGGAAGCGGCCATGGGTGGCGTCGACATCCTGGTCAACAATGCCGGCATGACGCGCGACAACCTCTTCATGCGCATGAAGGATGAGGAATGGGACGACGTCATCGCCGTCAACCTCACGGCAGCCTTCCACCTCAATCGCGCCGTCCTGCGCGGCATGATGAAGGCCCGCTGGGGCCGCATCATCGGCATTTCCTCGGTTGTGGGGGTCATGGGCAATCCGGGGCAAGGCAATTACGCCGCCTCCAAGGCCGGCCTGATCGGCATGAACAAGGCCCTCGCCTATGAAGTGGCCAGCCGCAACATCACCGTCAATTCCATCGCGCCCGGCTTCATCGCCTCGGCCATGACGGACGAACTGAACGACAAGCAGCGCGAGTCGATCCTGACCACAGTGCCGGCCGGCCGGCTTGGCACGGCCCCGGAAGTGGCCGCCTGCGCCGTGTTCCTTGCCTCCGATGCCGCGGCCTACATCACCGGCCATACTCTGAACGTGAACGGCGGCATGGCCATGATCTGA
- a CDS encoding acyl carrier protein, giving the protein MSDVADRVRKIVVEHLNVDAEKVTEKASFIDDLGADSLDQVELVMAFEEEFSVEIPDDAAESIQTFGDAVAFLTKATS; this is encoded by the coding sequence ATGAGCGATGTCGCTGATCGGGTCCGCAAGATCGTTGTGGAACACCTCAATGTGGATGCCGAGAAGGTCACCGAAAAGGCCAGCTTCATCGACGATCTGGGTGCTGACTCCCTGGATCAGGTCGAGCTGGTGATGGCTTTCGAGGAAGAATTCTCCGTCGAGATCCCCGATGACGCCGCCGAGTCGATCCAGACTTTCGGTGATGCGGTCGCATTCCTCACCAAGGCAACCAGCTAA
- the fabF gene encoding beta-ketoacyl-ACP synthase II produces the protein MRRVVVTGLGLVTPLGCGVEPTWANILAGKSGAKRIDDFEVDDIACQIAHRLPLGDYADGKYNPDEWMEVKEQRKVDPFIVYAMAAATQAIQDAGVEPKTPEEQERTGVLIGSGIGGVGGIYDASVTLHEKGPRRISPFFIPGRLINLASGHVSIRFGLKGPNHSVVTACSTGAHAIGDAARLIAMGDADVMVAGGTESCVNRLSLAGFSAARALSTGFNDNPTAASRPYDKDRDGFVMGEGAGIVVLEDYERAKARGAKIYGEVIGYGLSGDAYHITAPSPDGDGGYRAMSAAIKRAGISAADIDYINAHGTSTPLGDEIELGAVTRVLGDAAPQTVMSSTKSAIGHLLGAAGSVEAIFCLLAMRDNVAPPTLNLDNPSVETEINLVPHTALKKEINVALSNSFGFGGTNATLVMRKVS, from the coding sequence TTGCGCCGAGTCGTCGTAACCGGACTGGGGCTTGTCACGCCTCTTGGCTGTGGTGTTGAGCCGACCTGGGCCAACATTCTTGCCGGTAAGAGTGGTGCCAAGCGTATCGACGACTTCGAGGTCGACGATATTGCCTGCCAGATCGCTCACCGTCTGCCGCTGGGGGACTATGCCGATGGCAAGTACAACCCCGACGAATGGATGGAAGTGAAGGAGCAGCGCAAGGTTGACCCCTTCATCGTCTATGCCATGGCTGCGGCCACTCAGGCCATTCAGGATGCTGGCGTCGAGCCCAAGACCCCCGAGGAGCAGGAGCGCACCGGCGTTCTGATCGGCTCGGGGATCGGCGGCGTCGGCGGCATCTATGATGCCTCCGTGACCCTGCACGAAAAGGGTCCCCGCCGGATATCGCCCTTCTTCATTCCGGGCCGTCTGATCAACCTGGCTTCTGGCCATGTGTCGATCCGCTTTGGCCTCAAGGGCCCCAATCATTCGGTGGTCACAGCCTGTTCCACTGGCGCTCACGCCATTGGCGACGCCGCGCGCCTCATCGCCATGGGCGATGCGGACGTGATGGTCGCCGGTGGCACAGAGAGCTGCGTCAACCGCCTGTCGCTGGCTGGCTTCTCCGCTGCCCGCGCTCTGTCGACCGGTTTCAACGACAATCCCACAGCCGCCTCGCGGCCCTATGACAAGGACCGCGATGGTTTCGTCATGGGCGAGGGCGCCGGCATTGTGGTCCTCGAGGATTATGAGCGGGCCAAGGCCCGCGGCGCCAAGATCTACGGCGAAGTGATCGGTTATGGCCTGTCGGGCGATGCCTATCACATCACCGCGCCTTCGCCCGATGGCGATGGTGGTTACCGGGCCATGAGCGCGGCGATCAAGCGGGCCGGCATTTCTGCCGCCGATATCGACTACATCAACGCCCACGGCACCTCGACGCCGCTGGGGGACGAAATCGAACTGGGCGCGGTCACCCGTGTCCTGGGCGATGCTGCGCCCCAGACGGTGATGAGCTCCACCAAGTCGGCCATCGGCCACCTCTTGGGTGCTGCCGGTTCGGTCGAAGCGATCTTCTGCCTTCTGGCCATGCGTGACAACGTCGCGCCGCCCACGCTCAACCTCGACAATCCCTCTGTCGAGACCGAGATCAATCTCGTGCCGCACACGGCATTGAAGAAGGAAATCAACGTGGCGCTCTCCAACAGCTTCGGCTTTGGCGGCACCAATGCCACGCTGGTCATGCGCAAGGTCAGCTGA
- the mltG gene encoding endolytic transglycosylase MltG, producing the protein MNDRKKRRRRRSGNALVDILNGFLTLLVIGLVVVAGGFIFVASQYYGDGPAPEERVFRVETGSSLSSTATRLEEQGLISNSLIFSQFGSRVEDNTVIRAGDFRIPAGASMAEIFTELTQGNPLRYAVTIPEGWTVWQAIQRINADDRLTGSIDQLPPEGSILPGSYDYTPGDTRQSVLDKMQLAMTQALAEVWETREADLPLESPAEMLILASIVEKETGVASERPQVAAVFVNRLRVGMRLQSDPTIIYGITLGQTTLDRGIRRSEIEERTAYNTYQIDRLPPTPIANPGIDALRAVANPDSHDYLYFVAKGATPSEGHVFAETYADHQRNVAAYRAIAAEAAAQAEADAESARQTLEAEEAEDAPDAQ; encoded by the coding sequence ATGAACGACCGCAAAAAACGGCGCCGCCGCCGTTCAGGCAACGCCCTTGTCGATATCCTCAATGGTTTCCTGACCCTTCTGGTGATCGGCCTCGTTGTCGTCGCCGGGGGCTTCATCTTCGTGGCTTCGCAATATTACGGCGACGGCCCGGCTCCCGAAGAGCGGGTCTTCCGTGTCGAGACCGGCTCGTCCCTGTCCAGCACTGCGACCCGTCTGGAAGAGCAGGGGCTCATCAGTAATTCGCTGATTTTCAGCCAGTTCGGCAGCCGCGTGGAAGACAACACAGTCATCAGGGCCGGCGATTTCCGAATTCCCGCCGGCGCCAGCATGGCGGAAATCTTTACCGAGCTCACCCAGGGCAATCCGCTGCGCTATGCGGTCACCATTCCCGAGGGCTGGACTGTCTGGCAGGCCATCCAGCGTATCAATGCCGACGACCGCCTGACCGGTTCGATCGACCAATTGCCGCCCGAGGGCTCCATCCTTCCGGGCAGCTATGACTATACGCCAGGCGATACGCGTCAGTCCGTGCTCGACAAGATGCAGCTGGCCATGACACAGGCCCTGGCGGAAGTCTGGGAAACCCGCGAAGCCGATCTGCCACTGGAATCTCCGGCTGAAATGCTGATCCTGGCATCCATCGTCGAAAAGGAAACCGGCGTTGCCTCCGAGCGTCCGCAGGTCGCGGCCGTCTTCGTCAATCGCCTGCGGGTGGGGATGCGGCTGCAGTCCGACCCCACCATCATCTACGGCATCACACTGGGCCAGACGACGCTCGATCGGGGCATTCGTCGCTCCGAAATCGAGGAGCGAACCGCCTATAATACCTACCAGATCGACCGTCTGCCCCCCACGCCGATTGCCAATCCCGGCATCGATGCGCTGCGGGCCGTGGCCAATCCCGATAGTCACGATTACCTCTACTTCGTCGCCAAGGGCGCTACGCCCAGCGAAGGCCACGTCTTTGCCGAGACCTATGCCGATCATCAGCGCAATGTCGCTGCCTATCGGGCTATAGCGGCGGAAGCGGCGGCACAGGCCGAGGCGGATGCAGAATCGGCCCGCCAGACGCTGGAAGCCGAGGAGGCCGAAGACGCCCCCGACGCGCAGTAA